CGGGGTGTCAATTAGCTGAATCTGAACATCCTCGAAGGACATCATGCCGGGGACGGGGAACTTAGTTGTGAAGGGTATTTGACCCACTTCAGGCTTGGCGTTGGTTAAGGCTCTGAGCACTGAGCTCTTGCCGGAGGACGGAAAACCTAAGACGACGACCTGTGCCGCGCCCTCCTTCTCTATGAAGAATGTAGGGCCCCCACCCCCTCTCCTAACCCTCCTCTCCTCAAGCTCCTTCCTGAGTTCTGAGAGCTTCCTTCTAGACCAAGCGACCAGGTTCTCAGTACCTTTATGCTTAGGCACTGCGGACAGGAACTCCTCCAAGGCCTCTATCTTCTCCTCAGTGGTTCTCGCCTCCAGGTACTTAACCCATTTAGCCTTGGCCTCGGCAGGTAAGTTAGTCGGCACGCTCCCTCCTATAAATCTTTAAGGATGCAACAACTTAAATCCTGAATAAGGTGTCACTTGCTTCCAAGCCATTTCAGAAGCCCCTGATCCTTCCTAACGGGTTTCATACCCAGCCTCGCGAGCGTTGACCAACTCCTGCGAACGATGGGGACCTCAAGTACTGCGTGCTCACTTAACCACTTAATGGTTCTCGGATCCGATGGGTAGCCACTCCCGAAATCTCCGTAGACCTCATGGAGGGTCCTTACGTGGGCGTCCCTCAGGTATTTAGCGATTATTGATGCCGCGGCGACTATCGGGTACTTCCTGTCCGCTCCGAACTCATACACCAACTCCACGCTCGACGGCAGCCCCTCAACGATCTTGAGCCTGTGTTTGGGGGAGGAGAGCGCGTCAACGTAAACCCTGCCTACCTTGAAGCCCGCCTCAAACGCGGACTTAACGGCCGACGTTACTGCGTTTACGAATAAATCGTTCACGTTGGCTGCATCTATTTGTCCGGGACTGTATCTCCTGACGAACACCACCCTAGCCACCTCAACTATCCTGGGGAATAGGGCGGATCTTGCACGCGGTTTGAGGCGCTTACTGTCCTTCACACCCAAACCTATAAGACTTCCCTCACCGCCCTCATTGAAGCCCACACACGCGACGAACATGTCCCCTATAACGGGCCCGCGGCCGGCCTCATCTATACCTAGGATTAGGGTCTCCGTAGGGTTCATTCGCCCCCCTCGATCACCTTAAGACATACTTCAATGAGATCCTCAAAGTCCTCCGCGAGTCTCTTCGTGACTTCCGTGGCGTCCTTCACGAAGGACCCCCGCCCATCAACCAACTCTAACGCCTCCCTAGTCGAAGAGACCTTAAACAGCGGGTAGTTCCTTGCCCTCACGCACTCGTTAACGTGCAGGACGCCCGGATAGTACGTAATGCCTGCTGTGTTGAGTAAGGCCGCCTCCCTGGCCAGCGTCGAACCCCCGCTGACCACG
This window of the Zestosphaera sp. genome carries:
- the rnhB gene encoding ribonuclease HII: MNPTETLILGIDEAGRGPVIGDMFVACVGFNEGGEGSLIGLGVKDSKRLKPRARSALFPRIVEVARVVFVRRYSPGQIDAANVNDLFVNAVTSAVKSAFEAGFKVGRVYVDALSSPKHRLKIVEGLPSSVELVYEFGADRKYPIVAAASIIAKYLRDAHVRTLHEVYGDFGSGYPSDPRTIKWLSEHAVLEVPIVRRSWSTLARLGMKPVRKDQGLLKWLGSK